Genomic segment of Thermodesulfobacteriota bacterium:
GGGCCGAAGTTCTTTATGAGGAACCTGTCCATCTCGAGCGCGTCCGCCTTTTCGGTTATGAGGAAGCTCTCTCCTTTTCTCTCGACGCACGCCACTGGAGGCGGCGTTGCCACGCCCCTCACCACCAGCCCGTTCGCGCCGACCCATCCCTTCCTGGCCCTCGATGCGGAGAGGAGGTCCCGTACGCCTTTATTGATATAGCGCTTGACGAAAAACTCCCCTCCCCCCCCTCCCTCACCGGACACGATTGACGCCGTTACGTACCGGTCCTTCTTGACGAGGGCCGAAGCCCCTTTCTCCTCAAGCTCCATGTGCTTCGCTATAAGGGTCTTAACGTCTTCATACGAACGCCCCTTCCTTACAAAGCACCTTTCCTCCCCCTTAGCGACGACGTCGAAGCCCGTACTGTCTTTAAGGCACCTCTCGGTCCTGCTCCTCATGTGCCGCCGCCTTACGCCCTTTATCCGTTTCTCGACGTCCCCGAACAGCGCCCCGGCGCTGTCACCGCCGTCTCCGCCGCAGGCGATAGAATAATTTTCGATAACGCTCCTTCTCTCTTCCGGACTCATCATCGCATACACGGAGTATAAGAGGTGGGCGAGGTTATTGACCCTCTTCTCGTACGGCATCTCCTTCAGGAAGGATATCCTGTGGAGGTCTATGACGTAGAGCTCCGGAGGTTTGCCCGCGACTCTACGGACGAGCACGTTGCCGCAGTGGAAGTCCCTGTGGTAGACGCCGTTTTCATGGAGTGTGGCGGCCAGGGCCGCGAGTTTTTCTAACGCCGCTCCTCTCTCTTCCCCCTCCATCTCGGGCAAGCACTCTATGAGCGGCCTGACCCCGCTTATCTCTTCGGTTACGAGCCAGGCCCCCCTGAGAAGCCCCCCTTTTCTTTTCTCCCCGTAAGCCACCGGGATCGTCGTGGGAATGCCTTTTGAGATAAGGGTATTGGCGGCGTCATACTCCACTCTCGCCTTCGACGGCAGGATGGAGTTTTTCATCTTCTCGGCCGTGCCGGAGAGCTTATAGCGCTTCATGTAGAGCCTTTTACCTTCCGCCTCCAGCGCCCATACGGTCCTGGCCTTGTTGTCCTTTACCACCTCGAAACCGTCCGTATGCCCGGAGAGGACCTTCAGAAGGCGAGGCTCCTCCCCGTCCCTCAAATGCCAGTCGATATTATCCTCGCGTAAACTCATATGCTCTATGCGGCAAGCTCCCGCACCACATTAAGTATCGTCGGGAAGACCGCTTCCACGGAGTAGCTATCCCTGACCCTCTCGTACCCGGCCATGCCCATCCTCCTCCTTAACACGGCGTCCTCCACAAGGGTCGAGAGCTTTTCCACCCACTCGTCCTCGGTGCTCGCCCAAAAGCCGTTTACCCCGTCGGCCACTATGTCCCTGTTCGCGCCCACCGGAGAGCAGACGACCGGGAGGCCCACACCCATGTACTGAAGGAGTTTTAGCCCGCACTTCCCCCTCGTCCAGATGTCGTCCGTAAGCGGCATGACACCTATGTCGAAGCTCTTCAGGTCCTCGACCTCGTCGTCGGCCGACCATTGTTTCTTGACCACCTCCATATTGTCGCAGTCGAAGAACCTGTCGCAGACTATCTTGAGGCGGACGTTCGGGTACCTCTCGCCGAGCTTCTCCAACGCGGGTTTCAACCCTTCGAGGTACGGGATGGTCCCCCCGCTCCCGAGCCAGCCGATCGTGACGGTGTCGCCGGCCCTGTCGTAGTCCTTCAGGCTGTACTTCTTCAAGTCCACAACGGTCGGGACTACGGCGACGTTACCCTCGGAGGTAAATCTCGCGGCCTCGGCCTTGAGGAACGAATTCCCGGCGAAGACCCTGTCGGACATCCTTATCATCCTTTCAAACCTTTCCATCTTCGACGGCGAGTGCGGGTCCCCCCACTTCGAAGAGCGGTACATAATCGCATCGTCGAAGTCGAAGATAACGCTCCCAGCCATCTTCCTTACGGCAAAGCCGTCGAGAGAGGAAAGGACCTTCCTCTGGATTATTACCACGTCATACCCGCCCAAGCGAAAGAAGTTGGCGTACCTCTTAAGGAGGTTCCCCTCGACTCTCAGGACGTCCACCTCCACACCGTGCTCTTTAAAGGAGTCCATGTACTCCAGACACCTGTACCTCAAGTCGAAGCCCTTATGGACCAGGAAGCATACCCTCACTTACCGCCCCCCCCTCCGCCTCCGAGGAGGTAGCCCGCATACCCTTTCAAGAGGTACCTCCAACTCCTCGGCCTCGCGGGCGTCTTCCTAACCGAATCCTTGAAATGCGACACGGCGGTTTTCATGTCCCCGAGCCTCATGTAGGCCCTGCCGAAGTATATGTCCATGTCCGACATCCTCCTCCTGTAAAGCTCCGGGGGTATCTCGGCCGGGTCGTAGTGTTTTTTCAACACCTCGAGCGCGGTGGACCTGAGGAGCACCTTGTCGCCGCTTAAGTGCGAGTCGTGCTTCCTGACCTTAACGAGCGGGGAGCGGCACCTGCCGAGATCCCTTCTCTTCGCTATCCTCAGCCACAGGTCGTAGTCCTCGGCGCACATATACTCTTCGTTAAAGGGCCCGGCCTCATCAAGACACTCCCTCCTTACCATAACGGTGGAGGTATGTATAAAGCTCTCGGAGAAGAGCTTTGCAAAGAG
This window contains:
- a CDS encoding lipopolysaccharide kinase InaA family protein, whose product is MSLREDNIDWHLRDGEEPRLLKVLSGHTDGFEVVKDNKARTVWALEAEGKRLYMKRYKLSGTAEKMKNSILPSKARVEYDAANTLISKGIPTTIPVAYGEKRKGGLLRGAWLVTEEISGVRPLIECLPEMEGEERGAALEKLAALAATLHENGVYHRDFHCGNVLVRRVAGKPPELYVIDLHRISFLKEMPYEKRVNNLAHLLYSVYAMMSPEERRSVIENYSIACGGDGGDSAGALFGDVEKRIKGVRRRHMRSRTERCLKDSTGFDVVAKGEERCFVRKGRSYEDVKTLIAKHMELEEKGASALVKKDRYVTASIVSGEGGGGGEFFVKRYINKGVRDLLSASRARKGWVGANGLVVRGVATPPPVACVERKGESFLITEKADALEMDRFLIKNFGP
- a CDS encoding glycosyltransferase family 4 protein; this translates as MRVCFLVHKGFDLRYRCLEYMDSFKEHGVEVDVLRVEGNLLKRYANFFRLGGYDVVIIQRKVLSSLDGFAVRKMAGSVIFDFDDAIMYRSSKWGDPHSPSKMERFERMIRMSDRVFAGNSFLKAEAARFTSEGNVAVVPTVVDLKKYSLKDYDRAGDTVTIGWLGSGGTIPYLEGLKPALEKLGERYPNVRLKIVCDRFFDCDNMEVVKKQWSADDEVEDLKSFDIGVMPLTDDIWTRGKCGLKLLQYMGVGLPVVCSPVGANRDIVADGVNGFWASTEDEWVEKLSTLVEDAVLRRRMGMAGYERVRDSYSVEAVFPTILNVVRELAA